The following are from one region of the bacterium genome:
- a CDS encoding NHLP leader peptide family RiPP precursor — protein MTEKSTFEERAAKLLKRIRTDMNFKQEFLSRPRQILEQTGFEIPKSIQHIKVVEEAADTMYVVIPYERRMRGPGRANKLWEALLSRRPSNGE, from the coding sequence ATGACGGAAAAATCGACCTTTGAAGAGCGGGCAGCAAAGCTGCTGAAACGTATCAGGACGGACATGAACTTTAAACAGGAATTTCTATCACGTCCGCGCCAAATCCTGGAACAAACGGGCTTCGAAATACCTAAAAGTATCCAACACATCAAAGTCGTTGAAGAAGCTGCCGATACCATGTATGTAGTCATCCCATACGAAAGACGCATGAGAGGTCCAGGGAGAGCAAACAAGCTTTGGGAGGCACTACTGTCTCGTCGCCCATCAAATGGAGAGTAG